The Pirellulimonas nuda genome includes a region encoding these proteins:
- a CDS encoding peptidoglycan recognition protein family protein, translating into MNHFTLPSLIAVVLVAAPFCRGAGPASRTPVAPPPKVVAAQEWGSRPDPIGDERRHTPTYVTLHHAGVLWTDDRDPVEFVRNMQAWGKRRPEIEEPPRNTYWPDLPYHFMIAPDGRIFEGRPLEYEPESNTKYALAGHIGVELMGNLDAQRPSAAQVESSVLLVAWLLDRYGLPLEAISTHGKVAQGQTGCPGRDFARYFEGAPRPFDAWVGRVLRGDPPGIELGPPLEEGPTELITETKRPAK; encoded by the coding sequence ATGAATCATTTCACCCTCCCGAGCCTCATCGCCGTCGTGCTGGTCGCGGCGCCCTTCTGCCGGGGCGCCGGGCCGGCGTCGCGTACGCCGGTCGCGCCGCCGCCGAAGGTGGTTGCTGCCCAGGAGTGGGGATCGCGACCCGACCCGATCGGCGACGAGCGGCGGCACACGCCCACGTATGTGACGCTCCACCACGCCGGGGTGTTGTGGACCGACGACCGCGACCCAGTGGAGTTTGTCCGCAACATGCAGGCGTGGGGCAAGCGGCGGCCGGAGATTGAAGAGCCGCCACGCAACACCTACTGGCCCGACCTCCCCTACCACTTCATGATCGCCCCCGACGGACGCATCTTCGAGGGGCGGCCGCTGGAGTACGAGCCGGAATCGAACACCAAGTACGCGCTGGCGGGCCACATCGGCGTCGAGCTGATGGGCAACCTCGACGCCCAGCGGCCCAGCGCCGCGCAGGTGGAGTCGTCTGTGCTGCTGGTCGCTTGGCTGCTCGACAGGTACGGCCTGCCGCTGGAGGCGATCAGCACGCACGGCAAGGTGGCCCAGGGCCAGACGGGCTGCCCGGGGCGGGACTTCGCCCGCTACTTCGAGGGGGCGCCGCGGCCGTTCGACGCGTGGGTCGGGCGCGTGCTGCGCGGCGACCCGCCGGGGATTGAACTCGGCCCGCCGCTGGAGGAAGGGCCCACGGAGCTGATCACCGAAACCAAGCGCCCGGCGAAGTGA
- a CDS encoding DUF2089 family protein: MSKRLTNACPYCEGPMATTRMACGKCHVAVEGAFPASRLGDLPTEHQRFVELFVLCGGSLKKIAEQAGVSYPTVRSRLDRVIETLRQTIADSNAPAGAPAGAKPAPPADAMPLSAEEAARLIKSIQ, translated from the coding sequence ATGTCCAAGCGGCTCACCAACGCCTGCCCCTACTGCGAGGGCCCGATGGCGACTACCCGCATGGCGTGCGGCAAGTGCCATGTAGCGGTTGAGGGCGCCTTCCCCGCGTCGCGGCTGGGGGACCTGCCGACCGAACACCAGCGGTTCGTTGAGCTGTTCGTGCTGTGCGGCGGCTCGCTGAAGAAGATCGCCGAGCAGGCGGGGGTGTCGTACCCCACGGTCCGGTCGCGGCTCGATCGGGTGATCGAGACGCTGCGTCAAACGATCGCTGATTCAAACGCCCCTGCGGGCGCCCCGGCCGGCGCCAAACCCGCCCCGCCCGCAGACGCGATGCCCCTCTCCGCCGAAGAAGCCGCCCGGCTCATCAAGTCGATCCAGTAA
- a CDS encoding DUF4041 domain-containing protein, translating into MLTTLSVACAILLAVVAGLTFLTLSARRSLSHFAAISDVEAYRDECQSQAETAVQQQLAAQAALQQSQATVSELQTTITNYRQAVGDFKSVHELRSQLKTLRAFYEGCKTLQELTAKIEYHKNLGDQYVQDITSLGFVADQARKAGNLSEQVKSLKETIARLRQEVEVVEEQKTLQEFGFYRSKYDFENSDRFKQRLDRIRSDQKAMIKAESAASCATEWTVEGSKTKGRKMVKDKIKLLLRAFNGECDAAISKVKYNNATALEKRINTSFVQINKMGEVNQVTLSPEYLNLKLQELFLSHEYREKQEQEKEEQRQIRRQMDEEKKVEAEIDRARKEAERDEATKRTALERARAELFAREGANAAKLEELVAKLESELSEAIDRKAKAIARAQLTRSGHVYVLSNIGSFGENVFKIGMTRRLEPQERVKELGSASVPFMFDVHAMIYSEDAPDLETRLHRRFADRRVNLVNHRKEFFNVTLEEIRVAVAENHGEVTFMLDCDAEEYSKTRSLLAEREYATGSGASLPNTFRPRIASVGV; encoded by the coding sequence ATGCTTACGACTCTCAGTGTCGCGTGCGCAATCCTCCTCGCAGTCGTGGCAGGGCTCACATTCCTGACCCTATCCGCGCGACGATCGCTATCGCATTTTGCAGCGATTTCGGATGTGGAAGCATATCGCGACGAGTGCCAAAGTCAGGCCGAAACAGCAGTCCAGCAGCAGCTTGCGGCCCAGGCTGCGTTGCAACAATCCCAAGCGACAGTATCCGAACTGCAAACAACTATCACCAACTACCGCCAAGCGGTTGGTGATTTCAAATCGGTCCATGAGCTCCGTAGCCAGTTGAAGACGCTTCGCGCGTTCTACGAAGGCTGCAAAACGCTGCAAGAGCTCACTGCCAAAATCGAGTATCACAAGAACCTTGGCGATCAATATGTCCAGGACATAACGTCACTGGGATTCGTAGCGGACCAGGCCCGCAAGGCGGGCAATCTTTCGGAACAGGTTAAGTCACTAAAAGAGACCATAGCAAGACTGCGTCAGGAGGTCGAAGTCGTCGAAGAGCAAAAAACCCTTCAAGAGTTCGGCTTCTATCGATCTAAGTACGACTTTGAGAATTCAGATCGATTCAAACAGCGTCTCGACAGGATCCGCAGCGATCAGAAGGCAATGATCAAGGCAGAATCAGCGGCCAGTTGCGCGACGGAGTGGACCGTAGAAGGAAGCAAGACCAAAGGAAGAAAGATGGTGAAGGACAAGATCAAGCTCTTGCTCCGTGCCTTCAATGGAGAATGCGACGCTGCGATTTCGAAGGTCAAGTACAACAATGCTACCGCACTTGAAAAGCGGATCAACACATCGTTTGTGCAGATCAACAAGATGGGCGAAGTCAACCAAGTAACTCTGTCACCTGAGTACCTGAACCTCAAGCTGCAGGAACTTTTTCTTAGCCACGAGTACCGCGAGAAGCAGGAGCAGGAGAAAGAGGAGCAGCGGCAGATTAGGCGGCAAATGGACGAAGAGAAGAAGGTTGAGGCAGAAATCGATCGAGCGCGAAAGGAAGCTGAGCGAGACGAGGCGACGAAGCGGACAGCCCTTGAGCGAGCCCGTGCAGAGCTTTTCGCGCGAGAAGGCGCCAATGCCGCGAAACTAGAAGAACTGGTCGCAAAGCTAGAGAGCGAACTAAGTGAGGCTATCGATCGAAAGGCGAAAGCAATCGCCCGCGCTCAACTTACCCGCTCGGGACATGTCTACGTCCTTTCGAACATCGGGTCATTCGGCGAGAACGTATTCAAGATTGGCATGACACGTCGTCTTGAGCCACAAGAGCGGGTCAAAGAGCTGGGAAGCGCCTCTGTTCCATTCATGTTCGATGTTCACGCGATGATCTACAGCGAAGACGCACCCGACTTGGAGACGCGACTTCATCGCAGATTCGCTGACCGCCGCGTCAACTTGGTTAATCATCGAAAGGAGTTTTTCAATGTGACGTTGGAGGAGATTCGGGTAGCCGTCGCCGAAAATCATGGCGAAGTTACTTTCATGCTCGACTGTGACGCGGAGGAGTATAGCAAAACAAGATCGCTGTTGGCTGAACGAGAGTACGCCACGGGATCCGGCGCTTCTCTACCAAATACTTTTAGACCGAGGATCGCCTCCGTCGGCGTCTAG
- a CDS encoding tetratricopeptide repeat protein → MNQPTRQGSPDPSSTHAGAAVEDSTLDAVLNDSDQLLAGSLRDDQRRQQRRRRWVVASLLFGGIVMSVLAYVVAAALMASPGAAVAQTEGDPAARSAEGWRLWQAQEFGPAQQQFEMAVELDPKAADAWNGLGWSRFNGGDAEGAVPAFEKCVELEPRHPAALNGLGQIYLMWRDYDRAETYLKKASPQASAAWFGLARLYLLTGDYPQAQRWARKALAQSPTDEGLKRIIAAARAKQVDPDLRAMLEGPGRPDAAAKSVGEGWRLMNTGKRPEAIKLFRDIIAQDDQSATAWNGLGWALMGSGEVAEAKAAFEACLELDADALGAMNGLARCLYADDQLDEAVALWLKMHAKAPAGSAASVGLAGAYMEQGEPAKAVPYYRELVKAVPDSQAFRDGLKAAQAAADESKSE, encoded by the coding sequence ATGAACCAGCCAACCAGACAAGGCTCGCCGGACCCCTCGTCGACGCATGCCGGCGCGGCCGTCGAAGACTCGACGCTCGACGCGGTCCTGAACGACTCCGACCAACTGCTCGCCGGTTCCCTTCGCGACGACCAGCGACGCCAGCAACGGCGCCGGCGTTGGGTCGTCGCTTCCTTGTTGTTTGGAGGCATCGTGATGAGTGTTCTGGCATACGTGGTCGCGGCGGCGCTGATGGCGTCGCCCGGCGCAGCGGTCGCGCAGACCGAGGGCGACCCCGCCGCACGGTCCGCCGAAGGATGGCGGCTGTGGCAGGCGCAAGAGTTTGGCCCCGCCCAGCAGCAGTTCGAGATGGCGGTCGAGCTCGACCCCAAGGCGGCCGACGCCTGGAACGGCCTCGGCTGGTCGCGCTTCAACGGCGGCGACGCCGAGGGCGCCGTCCCGGCCTTCGAGAAGTGCGTCGAGCTCGAGCCGCGACACCCCGCGGCGCTCAACGGCCTGGGACAGATCTATTTGATGTGGCGCGACTACGACCGGGCCGAGACGTACCTCAAGAAGGCGTCGCCGCAGGCGTCCGCCGCGTGGTTCGGCCTCGCAAGGCTTTACCTGCTGACGGGCGACTACCCGCAGGCGCAGCGTTGGGCCCGCAAGGCGCTCGCTCAGTCGCCCACGGACGAGGGGCTCAAGCGCATCATCGCAGCGGCCCGCGCCAAGCAGGTCGACCCCGACCTGCGGGCGATGCTCGAAGGCCCCGGCCGACCCGACGCCGCCGCCAAGAGCGTCGGCGAGGGGTGGCGGTTGATGAACACCGGCAAGCGGCCCGAAGCCATCAAGCTGTTCCGAGACATCATCGCCCAAGACGACCAATCAGCCACCGCCTGGAACGGCCTCGGCTGGGCGCTGATGGGCTCGGGCGAAGTCGCCGAAGCCAAGGCCGCGTTCGAGGCGTGCTTGGAGCTCGACGCGGACGCGCTGGGCGCGATGAACGGCCTGGCCCGCTGCTTGTACGCAGACGACCAACTCGACGAGGCGGTCGCCCTGTGGCTCAAGATGCACGCCAAGGCGCCGGCCGGCTCCGCCGCCTCGGTCGGCCTAGCCGGCGCGTACATGGAGCAGGGCGAACCCGCCAAGGCGGTCCCCTACTACCGCGAGCTGGTCAAAGCCGTCCCCGACAGCCAAGCGTTCCGCGACGGGCTGAAAGCCGCCCAAGCGGCCGCGGATGAGTCGAAGAGCGAGTGA
- a CDS encoding GspE/PulE family protein yields MHREAVSGPTGLESRLSELVAAAQGSPEPAPALVEGLLNETYALGASDLHLLPQRDGLHTLWRVDGVLHGAGVIAGPLAAAVVGRLKVLCELLTYETSRPQEGRLRDAPPGRQVRVSTFPTIHGEKVVARVLPLGDSGFDSIAALALPAEAAGVLSAALDQTSGAIVIVGPAGSGKTTTAYACLREVIRRTAGRRSVVTLEDPVEGEVAGAAQSQAAPHAGFDMPTALRSLLRQDPEVILVGEIRDPETARLAYQAAMTGQLVVTTFHASSVAEAVVRLLDMGTPPFVVRGATRAIVAQRLVRTQCACAEGGPRADCPQCHGVGLRGRAAIAEGLSVQQPAAATAIRESTDRTAVEAAAAAAGMTTLLESAEALLNAGAIDHAELVRVLGIEPPRG; encoded by the coding sequence TTGCATCGCGAAGCCGTGAGCGGCCCGACCGGGTTAGAGTCGCGGCTCAGCGAGCTTGTCGCCGCGGCGCAGGGCTCGCCCGAACCGGCGCCGGCGCTGGTCGAGGGGCTGCTGAACGAGACGTACGCGCTCGGCGCCAGCGACCTGCACCTGCTTCCGCAGCGTGACGGGCTGCACACGCTGTGGCGGGTAGACGGCGTGCTGCACGGCGCTGGGGTGATCGCCGGGCCGCTGGCCGCGGCGGTGGTCGGCCGGCTCAAAGTGCTGTGCGAGCTGCTGACCTACGAGACTAGCCGCCCGCAGGAGGGGCGGCTCCGCGACGCCCCCCCCGGGCGGCAGGTGCGCGTGAGCACCTTCCCCACCATCCACGGCGAGAAAGTCGTCGCCCGCGTGCTGCCGCTGGGGGACAGCGGCTTCGATTCGATCGCGGCGCTCGCGCTGCCGGCCGAAGCCGCGGGGGTGCTCTCGGCGGCGCTCGACCAGACCAGCGGCGCGATCGTCATCGTCGGCCCGGCCGGCAGCGGCAAGACGACCACCGCGTACGCGTGCCTGCGTGAGGTGATCCGCCGCACCGCGGGGCGCCGGAGCGTGGTGACATTGGAAGACCCGGTCGAGGGCGAGGTGGCCGGCGCGGCCCAATCGCAGGCGGCGCCGCACGCCGGGTTCGACATGCCCACGGCGTTGCGGTCGTTGTTGCGGCAAGACCCCGAGGTGATCTTGGTGGGGGAGATCCGCGATCCGGAGACCGCCCGGCTGGCCTACCAAGCGGCGATGACGGGGCAGTTGGTGGTGACCACGTTCCACGCGTCGAGCGTCGCCGAGGCCGTGGTGCGGCTGCTTGACATGGGGACGCCGCCGTTCGTTGTGCGCGGCGCCACACGGGCGATCGTTGCCCAGCGGCTGGTGCGCACGCAGTGCGCGTGCGCCGAGGGAGGGCCGCGCGCCGACTGCCCCCAGTGCCACGGCGTGGGCCTACGCGGGCGGGCCGCGATCGCCGAGGGGCTCAGCGTCCAGCAGCCCGCGGCAGCGACCGCGATCCGCGAGTCGACGGACCGCACCGCCGTAGAAGCAGCCGCGGCGGCGGCCGGCATGACCACGCTGTTGGAATCCGCGGAGGCGCTGCTGAACGCGGGGGCCATCGACCACGCCGAGCTTGTGCGCGTGCTGGGGATCGAGCCGCCACGCGGCTAG
- a CDS encoding reverse transcriptase family protein, whose amino-acid sequence MATAFVAGPLEVDPLVDRGAHVLGGRPRWLRPLARRVAARFGDQTRPRVTAVARFLLADRALLRAALTCQIQPGAGLGLTPEMAPLGPAARWRTPSLCNTRELAGWLGLPVGELEWFADLRSLESRQREGPLRHYHYRPLTKRFGQTRLIEAPKPRLKAIQRVILAELLDHVPPHPSAHGFCRGGSVRTFAAPHAGRPVVLKIDLEDFFPSIAAARVRALLRAIGYPERVADLLAGLCTNAVPPDVWKEAGAPATGHADRQLRRYAQPHLPQGAPTSPALANLCAYRLDCRLAGLAEAAGGVYTRYADDLAFSGGDAFARCVGRFQTHVCATAMEEGFAVNHYKTRVMRRGQRQQIAGLVVNHRPGVARDQRDRLRATLTNCVRHGPASQNREAHADFRAHLNGRVAFVEMVSPEQGQRLRRLFEEIRWEAGCGV is encoded by the coding sequence TTGGCAACCGCGTTCGTTGCGGGGCCGCTGGAGGTCGACCCTCTGGTAGACCGCGGCGCCCACGTGCTCGGCGGCCGGCCCCGCTGGCTCCGGCCGTTGGCGCGGCGTGTGGCTGCTAGGTTCGGCGACCAGACCCGGCCGCGCGTGACCGCGGTGGCGCGGTTCCTGCTGGCGGACCGGGCGCTGCTGCGGGCCGCGTTAACCTGCCAGATCCAACCCGGCGCGGGTCTGGGGCTAACGCCCGAGATGGCGCCCCTCGGGCCCGCCGCGCGGTGGCGGACGCCCTCATTGTGCAACACCCGGGAGCTAGCGGGCTGGCTAGGGCTGCCCGTCGGCGAGCTGGAGTGGTTTGCCGACCTCCGGTCGCTGGAAAGCCGGCAGCGCGAGGGGCCCCTGCGTCACTACCACTACCGGCCGCTGACCAAGCGGTTCGGGCAGACCCGTTTGATCGAGGCGCCCAAGCCGCGGCTCAAAGCCATTCAGCGGGTGATTTTAGCGGAGCTGCTCGACCACGTCCCGCCGCACCCGTCTGCGCACGGGTTCTGCCGCGGCGGGTCGGTGCGAACGTTCGCCGCGCCGCACGCGGGGCGGCCGGTGGTGCTGAAGATCGACCTCGAAGACTTCTTCCCGTCGATCGCCGCGGCGCGGGTACGGGCGCTGCTGCGTGCGATCGGCTACCCCGAGCGCGTGGCCGACCTGCTGGCGGGGCTGTGCACCAACGCCGTTCCGCCCGACGTATGGAAAGAAGCAGGCGCGCCCGCCACTGGGCACGCCGACCGCCAACTCAGGCGCTACGCCCAGCCCCACCTGCCGCAGGGGGCGCCCACCTCGCCGGCGCTGGCCAACCTGTGCGCGTACCGGCTCGACTGCCGTCTGGCGGGGCTCGCCGAGGCGGCCGGGGGGGTCTACACGCGCTACGCAGACGACCTGGCCTTCAGCGGCGGCGACGCGTTTGCCCGCTGCGTCGGCCGGTTCCAGACCCACGTGTGCGCCACCGCGATGGAAGAGGGCTTCGCGGTCAACCACTACAAGACGCGCGTGATGCGCCGCGGTCAGAGGCAGCAGATCGCTGGCCTGGTAGTGAACCACCGCCCCGGCGTTGCCCGTGATCAGCGCGACCGGCTGCGCGCTACGCTCACCAACTGCGTCCGCCACGGCCCCGCAAGCCAGAACCGAGAGGCGCACGCCGACTTCCGCGCCCACCTCAACGGGCGGGTGGCGTTTGTAGAGATGGTGAGCCCGGAGCAGGGGCAACGCCTGCGGCGGTTGTTTGAGGAGATCCGTTGGGAGGCGGGGTGCGGAGTGTAG
- a CDS encoding outer membrane protein assembly factor BamB family protein has translation MSRLFCIAGLLTLFTASWATADWPQFRGPDANGLSGAGATPQTWGEETNIRWQVKPGGSGWSQPIVVGGKVFITSATPVEQPAGVTQASQPPQERPEGQRRGDRAGNGGPGNGGPGNGGGGRGGPGGGRGFGGRPAAPAGPVRFEVICYDLQSGDELWRQTAIEAAPREPTHRDNTFATETPVSDGKRVIAYFGMMGVVCYDLNGELLWKKDLGAYPLDNNWGTASSPALADGLVFLQIDNEEDSFVVALDVLSGDERWRDKRTEKTNWCSPIIWRNKGRTELVCGGETVRAYEPKTGKVLWSLTIEGGRSCASPTGNDDLLIVGTEDRSSRGGGPGGLFAVKAGASGEVAPASGESTSEGVLWSTRRDGTSMASPLIYEGLVYLFDRNGAKVVCLKADTGEKAYQTRAPGGAAFWASPWEAGGKVFGIDEAGTTFVLAPKPEFEVLGKNELNGRFWSSPAVADGALLLRSEDTLYCIAKP, from the coding sequence ATGTCTCGCCTGTTCTGCATCGCCGGCTTGCTCACGCTGTTCACCGCGTCCTGGGCGACGGCCGACTGGCCGCAGTTTCGAGGCCCCGACGCCAACGGGCTGAGCGGCGCCGGCGCGACGCCCCAGACCTGGGGCGAGGAGACCAACATCCGCTGGCAGGTGAAGCCGGGCGGGTCGGGCTGGTCGCAGCCGATCGTGGTGGGGGGCAAGGTGTTCATCACCTCGGCCACGCCGGTTGAGCAGCCGGCCGGGGTGACGCAGGCGTCGCAGCCCCCGCAGGAGCGCCCCGAAGGCCAACGCCGCGGCGATCGTGCCGGAAACGGCGGCCCCGGCAACGGTGGCCCCGGCAACGGCGGCGGCGGTCGCGGTGGGCCGGGCGGCGGACGCGGCTTCGGCGGTCGTCCCGCGGCGCCGGCCGGGCCGGTGCGGTTTGAGGTGATCTGCTACGACCTGCAATCCGGCGACGAGCTGTGGCGCCAGACCGCGATCGAAGCGGCGCCGCGCGAGCCGACGCACCGCGACAACACCTTCGCCACCGAGACCCCCGTGTCCGACGGCAAGCGCGTGATCGCCTACTTCGGCATGATGGGGGTTGTCTGCTACGACCTCAACGGCGAGCTGCTGTGGAAGAAAGACCTGGGCGCCTACCCGTTGGACAACAACTGGGGCACCGCCAGCTCGCCGGCGCTGGCCGACGGGCTCGTTTTCTTGCAGATCGACAACGAAGAGGATTCGTTCGTCGTGGCGCTCGACGTCCTTTCGGGCGACGAACGGTGGCGTGACAAGCGCACCGAAAAGACCAACTGGTGCTCGCCGATCATCTGGCGCAACAAGGGCCGCACCGAGCTGGTGTGCGGCGGCGAGACGGTAAGGGCCTACGAGCCGAAGACCGGCAAGGTGTTGTGGTCGCTCACCATCGAAGGGGGCCGAAGCTGCGCCTCGCCGACGGGGAACGACGACCTGCTGATCGTCGGCACCGAGGACCGTTCGAGCCGTGGCGGCGGCCCCGGCGGGCTGTTCGCCGTGAAGGCGGGCGCCTCGGGCGAGGTCGCCCCGGCCAGCGGCGAATCGACGTCCGAAGGGGTGCTGTGGTCCACGCGGCGCGACGGCACGTCGATGGCCTCGCCGCTGATCTACGAGGGCCTCGTCTACCTGTTCGACCGCAACGGCGCCAAGGTGGTGTGCCTCAAGGCCGACACCGGTGAGAAGGCCTACCAGACCCGCGCCCCCGGCGGCGCCGCGTTCTGGGCGTCGCCGTGGGAAGCGGGGGGCAAGGTGTTCGGCATCGACGAAGCGGGCACCACCTTCGTCCTGGCGCCCAAGCCGGAGTTCGAAGTGCTTGGCAAGAACGAGCTCAACGGCCGGTTCTGGTCGAGCCCCGCGGTCGCCGACGGCGCCCTGCTGCTGCGCAGCGAGGACACGTTGTATTGCATCGCGAAGCCGTGA
- a CDS encoding Gfo/Idh/MocA family protein: MTIRWGLIGAGDIANKRVAAAIRDDPNSRLAAVCRRNEPLLHRFADEFAAPGRFTRAELLAASPEVDAVYIATPVDCHLPQTLAAARAGKHVLVEKPMALDPAECQQMLSACAEARDGAGVTLGVAYYRRFYPVVQRARALIQSGRLGRVLSVACVTGNPNRFGADDWRVQRSRGGGGPLMDIGSHRIDLFLHLLGEVHGVKASVIDSPDYEAEQAATLIMRFAHGAQGVLQCYFGTVDAPDRLEIIGTDGRVVVEDLNAGDLTLYTAAGQTHEAHPPAGNLHAPLVADFVAALLRGRAPTVSGQIGKQTSDAIQMAYEDAGL; encoded by the coding sequence ATGACGATTCGATGGGGGTTGATCGGCGCGGGCGACATCGCCAACAAACGCGTCGCCGCGGCGATCAGAGACGATCCCAACTCGCGGCTGGCAGCCGTGTGCCGACGCAACGAGCCGCTGCTGCACCGGTTCGCCGACGAGTTCGCCGCGCCCGGCCGGTTTACGCGGGCCGAACTCCTGGCCGCTTCGCCGGAGGTAGACGCCGTGTACATCGCGACGCCGGTCGACTGCCACCTGCCGCAGACCCTGGCGGCCGCCCGCGCCGGCAAGCACGTGCTGGTCGAGAAGCCGATGGCCCTCGATCCGGCCGAGTGCCAGCAGATGCTGTCGGCCTGCGCAGAAGCCCGTGATGGGGCCGGCGTCACGCTGGGCGTCGCCTACTACCGGCGGTTCTACCCGGTGGTGCAGCGGGCCCGGGCGCTCATCCAGTCGGGGCGACTTGGCCGCGTGCTGTCGGTCGCGTGCGTCACCGGCAACCCCAACCGCTTCGGGGCCGACGACTGGCGGGTGCAGCGGTCGCGCGGCGGCGGCGGGCCGCTGATGGACATCGGCAGCCACCGCATCGACCTGTTCTTGCATCTGCTGGGCGAGGTCCACGGCGTCAAGGCAAGCGTGATCGACTCACCCGACTACGAGGCCGAACAGGCCGCGACGCTCATCATGCGGTTCGCCCACGGCGCCCAAGGCGTGCTGCAGTGCTACTTCGGCACGGTCGATGCGCCAGACCGACTGGAGATCATCGGCACAGACGGCCGCGTCGTGGTCGAAGACCTCAACGCCGGCGACCTGACGCTCTACACCGCCGCCGGCCAAACGCACGAGGCGCACCCCCCAGCAGGCAACCTGCACGCCCCGCTGGTGGCGGACTTTGTCGCGGCGCTGCTGCGGGGCCGAGCCCCCACGGTCAGCGGCCAGATCGGCAAACAAACAAGCGACGCGATACAGATGGCGTACGAAGACGCGGGTTTGTGA
- a CDS encoding nickel-dependent lactate racemase family protein, with product MKPLPLYRVTQQLVENPIKDVAAEVRRQLDTLGAPPQGEVAITVGSRGIDNLALVTKTAGDWLRERGASPFVVPAMGSHNGATAAGQRAMVESLGVTEAACGMPIRSSMECVQVGEVDAGPVWMDRHAFQSAGVLALNRVKLHTSFSGPLQSGLVKMLVVGLGKIQSARVFHETPPGQMSASLAAMARPLLATGKVWAGLALVEDGADHTAEVHALAADQILAREPELLDRCRHYFPRLPVGTLNVLVVESIGKTYSGTGMDPNVVGRRGPGGQADTQGTEVRTIAALQLAEASQGNATGVGLADVVTQRLRDAIDNEKTLLNVLTTGSFDRGKAPVSLPDDQTLVATLRDRFGDARWMFIPNTLHLGVLWTTADVAQELRAHPRCQVASAPADLPFHAGRLKLDWVD from the coding sequence ATGAAACCCCTTCCCCTGTACCGAGTTACGCAGCAGCTTGTCGAAAACCCCATCAAGGACGTCGCGGCCGAGGTCCGCCGCCAGCTCGACACGCTCGGCGCCCCGCCGCAGGGAGAGGTCGCTATCACTGTCGGCAGCCGCGGCATCGATAACCTGGCGCTGGTGACCAAGACCGCAGGCGACTGGCTCCGCGAGCGGGGCGCCAGCCCGTTTGTGGTGCCGGCGATGGGCTCGCACAACGGCGCCACGGCCGCGGGGCAGCGGGCCATGGTCGAGAGCCTCGGCGTCACCGAGGCCGCTTGCGGCATGCCCATCCGATCGAGCATGGAGTGCGTCCAGGTGGGCGAGGTCGACGCGGGCCCCGTGTGGATGGACCGCCACGCCTTCCAGTCCGCCGGCGTGCTGGCGCTCAACCGCGTGAAGCTGCACACCAGCTTTTCGGGGCCCCTGCAGAGCGGGCTGGTGAAGATGCTGGTGGTGGGGCTCGGCAAGATCCAGTCGGCACGCGTGTTTCATGAGACACCCCCGGGACAAATGAGCGCCTCCCTGGCCGCCATGGCGCGGCCGCTGCTGGCCACCGGCAAGGTCTGGGCCGGCCTGGCGCTGGTGGAAGACGGCGCCGACCACACCGCCGAGGTGCACGCCTTGGCAGCCGACCAGATTCTTGCTCGCGAGCCGGAATTGCTCGACCGCTGTCGTCACTACTTTCCTCGGCTGCCGGTGGGAACGCTCAACGTGCTGGTGGTCGAGTCGATCGGCAAGACCTACAGCGGCACCGGCATGGACCCCAACGTCGTCGGCCGCCGCGGCCCGGGGGGGCAAGCGGACACCCAAGGGACAGAAGTCCGCACCATCGCCGCGCTGCAACTCGCCGAGGCCTCGCAGGGGAACGCCACCGGCGTCGGCCTGGCCGACGTGGTCACCCAGCGCCTGCGCGACGCCATCGACAACGAAAAAACCTTGCTCAACGTCCTCACCACCGGCAGCTTCGACCGCGGCAAAGCCCCCGTCTCGCTGCCGGACGACCAGACGCTGGTCGCCACGCTCCGCGACCGCTTCGGCGACGCCCGCTGGATGTTTATCCCCAACACGCTGCACCTGGGGGTGCTGTGGACCACGGCCGACGTCGCCCAGGAACTGCGCGCCCACCCGCGGTGCCAAGTCGCGTCCGCCCCCGCCGACCTCCCGTTCCACGCCGGCCGGCTGAAGCTCGACTGGGTCGACTGA